ACTGAAATAGAAGTAAAGGAATTAACAGCACGTAACCATGTACTTGTAGACTCAGATCACTTATCATTTTTATATATTTTAGAAAATGAATCATCTTTCGTATATGTAAGCATTCCGCATACATGCTGGGAAGCGATGCGTGAAGCAATGCAACAAGATAAGAAAATGTTCGTTCATGTAAATGATATGGAGATTGAATTAGAACAATTAAAAGAAGAGTTGGAGTATTTAATTCGTAATATTGAAGGTAATGCAAATTATGGTGAAGAACTTGTGTCAGCGGTAGAGAAAGTATTTCTATAAGGAAATGGATTGACTTTGGTGGTGGTTGAAATGAATCGTAATTGGGAAGAATTTTTGGCTCCTTACCATCAAGCGGTGGCGGAGCTAAAAGTAAAGTTAAAAGGAATGCGAACCCAGTTTACTATGCTAACGGAGCATTCCCCAATTGAATTTGTAACAGGAAGGGTAAAATCGGTAGCAAGTATTATTGATAAAGCAGAAAAACGAGGAATTCCGTTAAATCGACTGAGAGAAGAGATGCAGGATATTGCGGGACTGCGCATGATGTGTCAATTTGTTGATGAAATCAAACCAGTTGTGGAATATCTCCGCAAACGCAATGACTTTGAAATTGTGGAAGAGCGAGATTATGTCACGCAGAAGAAAGAGAGCGGTTATCGCTCTTATCATGTTGTCATTAGTTACCCTGTTCAAACCATTTGCGGAGAGAAGAAAGTGCTGGTTGAAATTCAAATTCGCACGTTAGCCATGAATTTCTGGGCAACCATTGAGCATTCTTTAAATTACAAATATAGCGGGCGTTTCCCAGAAGATATAAAGGTACGTTTGCAACGTGCAGCCGAAGCTGCGTTTTTGTTAGACGAGGAAATGTCTTCGATTCGCTTTGAAATTCAAGAAGCGCAAAAGATTTTTTCAAGGAAACAAGAAGCGAAAGAATCTGAATCATAAATTAAAGGGTGTTGGGCAATGAAATTTACAATTATGTCAAAGGGAGATCAATCATCAAATGCACTTGCGAGTACGATGAAAGAGTATTTGCTTGATTTTGGATTTACAATGGATGAAAAGGAACCCGATATTGTAATTTCTGTTGGGGGAGATGGAACGCTTTTATATGCATTTCATCGCTATTGTCATCGTTTAGGTGAGACAGCGTTCGTCGGTGTACATACTGGACATTTAGGATTCTATGCGGATTGGCTACCGACAGAGGTAGAGAAATTAGTAATTGCGATTGCAAAAACACCATTTCAAGTAGTGGAATATCCGCTTTTAGAAGTGATTATTCGCTATGTGAATGGAGGGAAAGAATCACAGTATTTAGCTCTAAATGAAGCGACTGTAAAAAGGGCAGAAGGTACATTAGTTACGGAAGTAGAAATTCGCGGGGAATATTTCGAAACATTTAGAGGAGACGGGCTTTGTATCTCTACTCCTTCAGGAAGCACAGCTTACAATAAAGCGCTGGGCGGGGCAATTATTCATCCGTCTATTGAAGCGATTCAAATTGCGGAAATGGCATCGATTAATAATCGCGTCTTTCGTACAGTGGGTTCTCCACTTGTTTTACCAAAGCATCATACATGTGTCTTAAAGCCGACTGTAGGAATGAATTTACAAATTACAATCGATCATTTAACAATGGTTCACCAAGATGTGAAATCAATCCAATATCGCGTAGCAAACGAGAAAGTACGATTTGTTCGTTTCCGTCCGTTCCCATTCTGGAAACGAGTTCGTGATTCATTTGTTACGGATGAATAGAAAGGGTTTATCTATTTGAAGAGATTTACATTAAAATGGGATATAACGGAAGCGGAAGAAGGAGTTCTCATTCGAGAATTTGTTAAAACGAAAGGGATTTCTAAAGCCGCTTTAACTGACATAAAGTTTCATGGCGGAGCGATTGAAGTAAATGGTGAAGAGGCAACGGTTCGTCACATATTAAAAACAGGAGAAATATTGCAAATCTTTTTTCCGGTAGAGGAAAGAAGTGAAGGGATGGTAGCTGAAAAGATTCCACTGTCGATTGTATACGAAGATGATGCGGTTCTTGTTATCAATAAAGAACCGTACATGTCAACCATTCCGTCAAGGGAACATCCAACAGGTAGTATCGCCAATGCACTTCTTTATCATTATGATACGCAGAAACTTGCAAGTACAGTGCATATTGTAACAAGGCTCGACCGTGATACTTCAGGATTGATGTTAATTGCGAAGAATCGATTTGTCCATCACCTCTTATCGAAACAGCATCAACAAAAACAAGTAAAACGAACATATGAAGCAGTTGTCCACGGAAGGATGTTGAATGAGTCAGGTACGATTGATGCGCCAATTGGAAGAAAGAGCGATAGTATTATTGAACGGATGGTACGCGAAGATGGTCAAAAGGCTGTCACACATTTTCAAGTGCGAAAACGCTATTCTAACAAAACACATGTTGCATTGCAATTAGATACCGGTAGAACGCACCAAATTCGGGTACATATGGCACATATTGGACATCCATTATTAGGGGATGATTTATACGGCGGGCAATTGGATTTAATAAAGCGTCAAGCGCTTCACAGTAAATCGTTGACTTTTTATCACCCGATTTTGGAGAAGGAAATGTCATTTTCGGCAGATATACCAACAGACATGCATACTGTTTTAGCGAGAGAATAGTAAAAAAACAATATGGAATGATAAAAGCTGTCCTCATGGAAGAGGACAGCTTTTAGCGAAATAATATTAAAATTTGGTTTGGACCTGTACGCTTCATAACAAAATATCCGCTCGTTGATGCTGTAGCGATACCGTTATCATTTGGGCGGCAATATCCGTGTGTTTGGCAAGTACCATCATCACGTACTAATATTTGTCCAATTAATCCGACAGGTACCCACTCTGGTCTCTCTCTTCTCGGTGTGTATTTTATACTTGGGTTCCACTCCGCATGAATCATAGGTTCTTTCTCTTCTCCTACATATTTTCGTTGTCCCCATTCATCTGTTACATAGCGGCTATGCCAGCTTAACGGAGCACTATT
The window above is part of the Bacillus cytotoxicus NVH 391-98 genome. Proteins encoded here:
- a CDS encoding NAD kinase, with translation MKFTIMSKGDQSSNALASTMKEYLLDFGFTMDEKEPDIVISVGGDGTLLYAFHRYCHRLGETAFVGVHTGHLGFYADWLPTEVEKLVIAIAKTPFQVVEYPLLEVIIRYVNGGKESQYLALNEATVKRAEGTLVTEVEIRGEYFETFRGDGLCISTPSGSTAYNKALGGAIIHPSIEAIQIAEMASINNRVFRTVGSPLVLPKHHTCVLKPTVGMNLQITIDHLTMVHQDVKSIQYRVANEKVRFVRFRPFPFWKRVRDSFVTDE
- a CDS encoding UPF0738 family protein, which codes for MQNKIQVKSVKERENALIFCAENTEIEVKELTARNHVLVDSDHLSFLYILENESSFVYVSIPHTCWEAMREAMQQDKKMFVHVNDMEIELEQLKEELEYLIRNIEGNANYGEELVSAVEKVFL
- a CDS encoding RluA family pseudouridine synthase translates to MKRFTLKWDITEAEEGVLIREFVKTKGISKAALTDIKFHGGAIEVNGEEATVRHILKTGEILQIFFPVEERSEGMVAEKIPLSIVYEDDAVLVINKEPYMSTIPSREHPTGSIANALLYHYDTQKLASTVHIVTRLDRDTSGLMLIAKNRFVHHLLSKQHQQKQVKRTYEAVVHGRMLNESGTIDAPIGRKSDSIIERMVREDGQKAVTHFQVRKRYSNKTHVALQLDTGRTHQIRVHMAHIGHPLLGDDLYGGQLDLIKRQALHSKSLTFYHPILEKEMSFSADIPTDMHTVLARE
- a CDS encoding GTP pyrophosphokinase, producing the protein MNRNWEEFLAPYHQAVAELKVKLKGMRTQFTMLTEHSPIEFVTGRVKSVASIIDKAEKRGIPLNRLREEMQDIAGLRMMCQFVDEIKPVVEYLRKRNDFEIVEERDYVTQKKESGYRSYHVVISYPVQTICGEKKVLVEIQIRTLAMNFWATIEHSLNYKYSGRFPEDIKVRLQRAAEAAFLLDEEMSSIRFEIQEAQKIFSRKQEAKESES